The genome window TATGAGAGGTTGACTGTACTAACAATACATTTCCAGCAAGGGAATGTTTGCTGACTCTCTGAATTCTGTACAtgaggtgttttgttttgtttcttttctgagTAATAACCCTTTTATGGAGTAAAAGTCCTTAGACATTACCATCCATTGGAAATCTTGACATTGCAAGCTGTCATACTGTGAGGATGATACATGTAAGTAGAGGCCCAGGGTGTTTCTCACCAATGCCTGTGATCACCATAATTATCATGACAGGTTGAGTGAGTTGAATATTGATTCATCTCAACCCTGTTCTCACAAAGGGTTTTAGCTTGGTCACATGCACCTGCAGCTAGACACACCTCTCCCGGATCTCTGCCACTGAATTCCTGGTAGTGCTAGCTACCACATTCCCCTACCCATCCCTCTCCCCCACCCTCTTCCCCTCCCTCTGAATCCCATTTGTGACCCTGGTCCAAAGGCCCCCCTTCCCATCatccccccaccccttcccccaGCCATATCCCCTCCCATGAATCCTGGGTCCTCCTCCCCTGTTCCCGGCCCCTCCTCCCACGTTCGCTTCCTGTGGGGCAAGGGAGGGAACTCCTCGTGGTCCTGGAGAGGCAGGGACCTCTCGTCAAAGTCTCTCGCTGGGTTTGCAAACCCAGGACCTCCTTGTCTGAAATCCTGGTCCTGAGTTTCTCTAGTCCTCATTTGGCCACCGTCAAGGGGCAATAATGGTGGCCTGCGAAGGTCCTCGTCCTCCTTGCCAGGGACCCCTCCAGGGGTTGTACTGTCCAATGGAAACCTACTATCGACATCTTGAGCTTGCTGACTCTCAAAAACCCTACTGGTGGGACCGTTGAAACGTTGGATTGAGCTTTGTCGCATGTCCTTGTCACCAAATTTTTCCTGCCGAAAATCAACATCCCCTCCCCCCGCAGGAGTAAAGCGCTCATCGCGATCTTCACCAGAGCGTACAATTGGTCCATTCCTTCTGGCCCCATCTGGACCAGGCATGGGTCTCATTGATGGACCCCCAGCAGGTCCACCTGGTTGTTCAAGCAAAGGATTCTTCACATCAGTTGCCTGCCTCATATCAACATCACCAATCAGGGGTGCCTTCCTCAGGTCCACATCTCCCTGGCCAACATTAGGTTGAGCATCCACTGTGTGAAGCAAAGGTTCTTTTGGAGGAGCTGTGATGAGTGGTTGTGATGTTGGGGGAATTCCCGGAGAAGGCAGCAAGCCGGCCGGCTTTGGTTGTGGCAGCAGTCCTCCCTGGCTTCCAGGGTCTGGCAACAGACCTCCAGGCTTGGGCTTCTCCCCGAGCAGTCCTTTGCTCGGTGCTCCTGATTGGCTCTTTGGCTCCCCTGGCACTTTCTTAGCACTTGCACTCTCAGTCTTTGCATCAGGTCCACTTGAGTTGTTGCTACTCTCTGCTGGCGCTTTCTTCTCCTGTTTCGGTGGTGGAACAGCGATTGGCAACGCTGCAATGCGCGCTGGCAAGGGTCTCTCTGAGCGTTTGTCCTTGTTAAAGTTGCCGCGACTGCCATTCTGTTGCTTGGGACCTTGCTGGTTGTCAGAGGTGTCTGCAGGGAGGAAGCCTTCTTGCTTTAGCTTGGCAGCCAGATCAGGTGGGATGTGGCCAGCATCATGGAGGACATTGATCGGGTTCAGGTTAGGTTTCAGGATGGGAAGGACCGTGCCTGCTGGTAGGTTGGCTTGGATGACATTCACCAGTGCCTCACGAGCAGCATTTTGCCCTTGTGTCCTGGCGATGAATTTAATTACTTCTATCGGGTTCCCTGCgataaaaacaaatgatttaCACCAATCAGTAATAGCTTTCAGTACAGTTTGTCCATACCAGCACTATCTACCCTTGAATAATCAACAATAATCTCTTATCAGGCTGAAAGGAAACCCTGACAAGAATCTATATTTTTACAATTTGGAGGGTACATCAACAATACAACCATAATCTCCAAATTTGTGGCAAGCCATGTTCTGTAAGGATTCTGATAGTCCATACATTTCTACAATGCATGGCAGCTAGCACTGGTCtcattatactgtaaaagttcaaagttcaatcGTTGTGACTGTctaaaacatcaaaatcatgcaaaaaattCATCTTATCCAGCTGGGCAAGATTACTTGCATGAAAGTTTGAATTTTCACAGCATATCAAAGATCATGCTGCCTCCTTTCAAAGTAGGCctcttgaattaaaaataaacaGTTCACTTCAGTTTGGAACCATTACAAACACCACATACCAGCCGTGTACATCCACATGTTGTTTAATATGGTCACTGTACGATGACATGCACATCATAGATTTTAAATTTTCTCATCAGATTACcatgcagatactttaaaaactGAAAGAAAGTGACTTTTCTGTCCTCCAAGCAATCAGGTACGACCATCAATTTTATGTTAAGAACATATTAACATATATCACTCAACCACCTTGTGGCATAAATGAAGTGAAAGTTTGTGAAAGTTTTGATTGGTTGATCCACAGTGCTAAAACCAAAGCATGGCAGAAGCGGCAATTTAGCACATGCCAACGAAGCTCACACATACCTCCAAAGTCTGGAATGTTGACAAGCCCCGAAGCATCTGCCTTCTCTTTGGCCCGTTTCAGGTCCAtctccttcctcctcttctcctcctcagctctcttcttctcctcctcctcctttttcttccgctcctcctcctcccgttTCTTCCGCCGCTCCTCCTCGATGTTTGGGGCGACGCCCGGTGCCTTGTTGGCCTCCCATTCCTCCTGGAAGGTCTGGGGGACGGGGCGGGCGTAAGGGACCTTCCGCTGCGGCTTGGGCTTCAGCTGTTCCAACTCCTCAATGGAGGAGTCCAGGCCTGGGATGGAGGTATCTAGAGTCTCTTCCACAACAGGTGCCACAACTATGGCAACAAGgatacagacaaacatacacatacaaattaTTAACAAAGAAGATGGATAGATACTGCTGTGGCCGTTTTGTTGATTATCTATAATTGATCATGATAAATTACACAGCAGCCATGATCGGGTAAGCTCTGAAATTGTGGACTTCTAGCAAACCTTTTCGGCTAAtatttaacattttcatcaatatctacTGAAATTGTGATATTATAgtgttatttcacacatttcttatgcatacacatacattttggACCAATAATCCACAATTCTGGAGGCatatgagaactatgttttggcttcaAGTCCTGGCCTTAGTTTGCTTTGTGGTAGCTCAAAATGTACAACATGCATCCTTcacaaaacattgaattaaCTTTCCAGATTCAAAATGCTTTTCCCTATTAAAGTTGCTCTTCTAAACTCACCAGGTTCCTCCTTCCTCATGTGCTCTGGGACACCAAACTCCAGACCCATCCCAGGGATGACAGGAAGTGATGTCGTGTCATCATCTACAGACACAGATTGTAGGGATAATAGAGATGTACAAAGAACATTTACACACTTATGTCTAAAGGCACAATGATCCTTCATAAAGCAGGTGAAATGATACTAGAAATAGGAATAACGGACATGGTACTAGAAGCAAAAATAACTGTAGTGGTAGTAGAAGCAATAATGACATTTGTAATAGAAGTAGCAGTGATAACAGAAGTATGCATGATGGTTGTGAAGGTAGTGGTGGTAATATTCACTGGTGGATGGCTTCATATTAAACCATGCAGTCTTCCTTGGATGTGAGTGTGGTCTAGAAAAGGACCTAGTCAATCTCAACCTTTCAGTAAGCATTTTCTCACCGTCCTCAGGATGGCAAGAACATGATTTCCAAATTGCAGATAAAGTTTAGACCAAGCGTACCATCTGCTAATAGTTGCATCAAAATTAAAATGATTACGAAGTTTGAATGTCtatcataatcatgaactgAAGCACGAATCACCCTAGAGCACTCTCCTGTAGCCTAACAGAGCACACCAACACCTTACAAAGCTATTTCACGGAAACTCAAGGTGCATCTACCGTATTCCAGGAGGTCCTCTGACGTCCCGATGGGAAGGGTGTTCAGATTGTACCTATCCCTCATCTTATCTCCTGGTCGATTCCTTGTCCAGAATTTCCTGAAAGAAATATAGCAAAGTAACATTTGGAAACTGCATATTCAAAACTATACTTATAAATGTATAAACACATGTCCACAATTTATACAATCATTAGCAAAAATATTAGTTTTCATTAACGGCATTGCCATGACAGGTTTTGCTTTCTAAACAACAAATTTCTTACTTTCCAAACATTTCATCAGAAAGATAATGAAAGAGGCATTTGAGCTTGTCAGATCGCAGGATTCTATCACTGAACCATCCACGGGTCTAGCCTATGGAGACGAGGATCCAAATATTGCAAACAGCAATGCATTATTCAGAGTGCTGAaaagccatatttttttttacagtgttttcatcttttctgcTTTAGACATGTCTAGTAATATTATTCGGGAAAACAGTTTTCTCCATGAAACCTGGagtatttttggcaaaaaacaaaaaacaaacaagtacaacataatgtacgaaaaaaaacccactaaaaTCACAACAGGCATTGTTTAAGCAAACTAAGATAACTTTAatatgatacattgtatgtgagtTAGGAAGTGGCATTACTCACGTAGTGTGGTCGTTGGAGCCAGAACACAGCATGTGACCCAGAGGATGCCAAGCCAGACTCCAGATAATACTCTCATGGGCCTCTTCAATCCCTCCAACCTCCTTCTCATTCCTAGACGGTAGGAGGGAAGACAACATCACAGACTTTCATTCACACATAAATCCAGCGGTCATCAATCTGGCACTAGAATAATATATGCGACGCTggacactggcactggtccgacggtccctgatcAGTGAAAATTACTGTCAGACCAATAACTTTTTCaagaatggaccagtaaaacatAGAAAAACTGGGCACCTACTGGTCCTACCTGTCTtacctactggtccgacagacaggtcggaccagtagaaaaaatggatcagtgtgcagccctgataTATGACTGTGCATCATAAAATCCACACAGGAAGATTTGTGGGTCCATATTCATCAGGAAGCctgcaaaattgcattttcagttGGCCCAGCTCAAGTTGGGCTCTTGGGTggattattattgttgttgttattgttgctctgaatgttggttttctttttcaaagagtTAATACCTTTTTTCTATATTTTAATTTGATGTCTGGACGCATAATATCAAGCAGAAGTAGTATTCTAGTAGActcattcattttctgtcaaaagaTAGTTCTATCCAATATGCAATCCATGTGGTTCTgaaagtatggatgatattaAACATAAAGAAACTTGAACGACAATCCTCAGTAGCTCTGATCAATTTGATGTTATAAAATTAGAATAGCGCTGATGAGTACCAAATTCAGGGTTAATGTAACAATCACTTCACAGTCTGTCAGATCAATGTTGGCTCAAGCGTTTTGATTTACTCGACCACAGAAGGGGAACACTGCCCTCTTCAGTCGACCCATGGCCAAGTAAAGGGAAATACTGCCCTCTTCTGTCTATCCACAGCCTAGTGTTAGGAAGAGGAGACACACTCACCCAACTTGCCAGAAGAGAATCCCACCATCTGAGCCACCGGACACAAACAGGTTTTCATGCACAGGATGCCAGGCTATGGCTGTTTGttagaaaagaaagacagaaaggggAGAAAAATTATTGAATAATACCCTCACCTAGAATTTGTTCAGAATATTTGCATCATCACAGTTGATTGTGTAACTGAATAAAAGCTTCACTGTAAGTTGAGCTCAAAAGAAATGTCTCTATatgattaaaggagacctccggataattttcagatttttacatttgaacaattataaattagttatacagaggacagagtttcagaatttgtgatgattgggatgaaaaataagaatattttcaaaatttagaacaaattgcaatgaacaaggatgatgacatggcagagtcaccataagactGCAtaagttggggctcaaggaagcagaacaaaagaagaaggcatgcatagattatacacaggtgaactcgcaagcaagcggtattgtaatggaattacactgctacatttctgaaatatgtgaacctcctatgtcatcatccttgttcagtgtaatttgtttaaggttttcaaagtattgtttctctgctcaagaaccacaataaattccacaaatctatacatggagttgtcgatttatgtactacatgatgtgaaattatgaaaatcgtctggaatgtccctttaatttgAATTGACTGAAAGCACAGTTAAACATTTAAACCTATGTGGTTTGTATTACCAAAAGCATCTACCCATACAAGGACAGTGGGAGCCATTTCCAAAGGGAATCCAAGGGTATTGTTAAGTAGCCTTGACAAAGCATGACTACCGGGTACATCATAAAAACTCATAGAGAACACCATGTGTATCTGCGATTCCCCATAGCTTTATTTATGCTAGAGCTTCTTGCAAAACAGAGTAAAAATTTCTCAATCTTTTCTGTACACACAATGCTTTATATCATAAACACTAAACCAAAAGTTGGTCTACTAACTTTTATTGTaggatcatattttttttcaatattttctctAAATCCGTTATTCTTCCAAACTTTCTTGCAAGATTTTGTTTAAACCTTTAAGGAGTGGGCAACTGACAGTGACCTTCAAGTGGTCACTGCCACCTTGTCCTTGTAGTCAGTCTTACCCacagagcttttccccagtaaGTACTAGAGTGCGGAGTATGCATATgccctgtactattgttttgtgaagaGCACACAGGGAGCACTGGAAGACGACAAGGCGGTAGGCTCACCCCTCACGCTAACATGCTAGCAAACGAGCGAACCAAGGAGCAGCCAAATCTAGaagtgcgtactcgcgtaaaagttcaAATACGCATTGTATTCAGTACGCAAAGTCCACCATTACTAGGTGAGTAATGGCAGTCCCTATGAAATCACTGACATCATTATATATTTTGCCCTCCTCTAGTGGTGGAGaggaaaaatctctttggtctTACCAGTAGCTTCCTTCTTGTGACCCCTAAAGGTATTCATCTCTTTCATCATACGGATATCAAACAGCTTGCACAGGTGATCACGAGACGCGGTCAGCAGCCAGTTGCCATTCATATTCCACTTGGCAGACATGACGGTGGACTTGTGAGCGTGCAGGGTGGCCAGGGCCTCGCCGGACCGAGGGTCCCATAGCTTGACCGGTTGCTGGGAGTCCTTGCTGCCGGACACGACGATGCCCTTGTGGGGGTGCCACTCCACGCATCGCACATCAGCACCGTGACCTGTGGACAGAGATCACTGGACATACTGACCGGATGTTTGCTAAACACCCTCacagtactactactacctGAACTGTAATTACTGTGTATTCTAGGATATTTTTACCAAGGGAATAGTGCAACAAACTGCTACATATTGAAGGCAATGCAAATAGGAATTACATCAAAGCTAGAAAAAGGTGAATTCGGGATAAAATCTCACCATTTACAAAGTTCTAATGATCAGATATTCAGCATGTCCTCACATGACATCAGAAAGTCTATTCAAAGCAGGGGTGTCGGTCAGGTCACTCTAACCCTGATAGCATAGTAATAACAAAAGGTAGCATCTTACAGCAGGTGTGATGCAATTCTACTAAACACAAGCAACCTCCTTCCAAATATGTGCATGAAAATCCTCCATTTGGTAATTCCTCAACGTACAAAATGTACAACGTCCACCTCTTGGTCTGTATGGGTGGACTGCCATTGACCACAGAGTGATATGCTAAATACAAAGTAGCGATTGGTG of Diadema setosum chromosome 15, eeDiaSeto1, whole genome shotgun sequence contains these proteins:
- the LOC140238745 gene encoding uncharacterized protein — encoded protein: MMEGGHSQGRQHQGNFFHQPRLPYYQIKPNYYKPHHRQHGHRDHGPTNATTFDTKRLKNNLLRRTVDYNASIIRYLQTRVWQRDYRDTRWIQPDFAYVGDLNLPHALLDNPINAVTTRFVRTSTNKVRCPIFCVVWTPEGRRLVTGASSGEFTLWNGLTFNFETILQAHEYAVRTMTWSHNDMWLLTGDDLGYVKYWQSNMNNVQMYQAHKNQAVRCASFAPFDSKFCSCSDDGTVRIWDFLRCHEERILRGHGADVRCVEWHPHKGIVVSGSKDSQQPVKLWDPRSGEALATLHAHKSTVMSAKWNMNGNWLLTASRDHLCKLFDIRMMKEMNTFRGHKKEATAIAWHPVHENLFVSGGSDGGILFWQVGNEKEVGGIEEAHESIIWSLAWHPLGHMLCSGSNDHTTKFWTRNRPGDKMRDRYNLNTLPIGTSEDLLEYDDDTTSLPVIPGMGLEFGVPEHMRKEEPVVAPVVEETLDTSIPGLDSSIEELEQLKPKPQRKVPYARPVPQTFQEEWEANKAPGVAPNIEEERRKKREEEERKKKEEEEKKRAEEEKRRKEMDLKRAKEKADASGLVNIPDFGGNPIEVIKFIARTQGQNAAREALVNVIQANLPAGTVLPILKPNLNPINVLHDAGHIPPDLAAKLKQEGFLPADTSDNQQGPKQQNGSRGNFNKDKRSERPLPARIAALPIAVPPPKQEKKAPAESSNNSSGPDAKTESASAKKVPGEPKSQSGAPSKGLLGEKPKPGGLLPDPGSQGGLLPQPKPAGLLPSPGIPPTSQPLITAPPKEPLLHTVDAQPNVGQGDVDLRKAPLIGDVDMRQATDVKNPLLEQPGGPAGGPSMRPMPGPDGARRNGPIVRSGEDRDERFTPAGGGDVDFRQEKFGDKDMRQSSIQRFNGPTSRVFESQQAQDVDSRFPLDSTTPGGVPGKEDEDLRRPPLLPLDGGQMRTRETQDQDFRQGGPGFANPARDFDERSLPLQDHEEFPPLPHRKRTWEEGPGTGEEDPGFMGGDMAGGRGGGMMGRGAFGPGSQMGFRGRGRGWGRGMGRGMW